One Paralichthys olivaceus isolate ysfri-2021 chromosome 8, ASM2471397v2, whole genome shotgun sequence genomic region harbors:
- the LOC109627310 gene encoding collagen alpha-1(XVII) chain-like isoform X2 produces the protein MDKLTTVRTVSYGGGAGAGSKGDLSMSSGGSGGRAASGGSSGTSSSVVVTSSRSGGSGASNGTGGISITTAGASSADGSAASGGSGAAYRAAGGGFSGISSGFTSDGRDGKREGGQGSVSTVTSYTSGGSGEAKRGSSSAITYSPKERRSMSSMTAALSDVFDESSSTSSSPEYSRKEYGTSNATSGSATRGRTQSRESEIRARLQSASPSACWTELDDVKRLLRGNSTSTSPPRSPNNTLPIPKKASVEARSMSESSTTDIPYGSIWPGGVSSSYSYSQNPNNLSTSSTLYQSGPGLGLQNNMTLSSPYVSSGLSAGSTAPVYGVQNNLTSTSPTLLSPAGANSPIVYGVQKNLSGSGISTSTVRPSSPSADDTSGKDFKFVLIEKENAPIRKESERLVVTKDTGKQFMSAAPASTSVTYSEDSLKREKQKFSANTVAEGTDAKSSALKVATKDKATYAEIRKDESGFGLCSWCSWWKWLLGLLLSLLLLLGLLFGLIALGEEVKRLRNRVEALEAISGTPSARSSRLSASSGINIIDPLDSAYVDRSSAGSTLTRSDNNINLGAAGPGGGGAAGAPRQDSTALQRTVQQLIRAELRSDAVRETLKGERGEPGSKGDPGVLGQKGDSGFPGLPGPQGQMGHPGLDGARGPKGSAGEPGPDGPPGQRGREGLMGPRGETGQPGFGAKGDQGGPGHPGPAGPVGPKGDKGEHGASGNPGAPGPKGYQGEAGALGPKGDRGSPGVPGPKGEQGEWGPRGSAGQPGPLGPQGPVGPKGTKGSTGNAGSMGLPGVRGPPGLPGDIGPPGKSGIQGPPGIAGNPGQPGAQGSPGLPGNVITPIGSDTVAIPGLPGPAGPPGPAGSPGLSGPSGPVGVPGQPGPKGTQGEKGERGQKGEQGKPGEPGISVRSSETVSSTRAGTGWPGPPGPPGPPGPSGPQGPAGETKQGPPGRRGPPGEPAVGYPGPPGEKGEPGSFVPTSETFFAGPPGPAGPKGSPGDRGPQGYQGEPGQPGQPGLPGAPGVGFPGQPGPRGPQGPQGHKGDAGFPGASSGGSFSPVPSGRDESTTGSTDVGQYIAEYLQNGAIREYLAGPPGPPGAPGAPGAQGNTGDGLVDDVANRVIAFIQSSGRGYDGSLGQPGLPGPPGPPGAPGATGNELVDDVANRVIAYIQGSGRGYDGTPGPPGPPGPPGAISVNDIVSLLQREDVRRYVAGPPGPPGPPGDPGHGGQGFNTHQVAERVLSLMNEKGMVGVPGPPGPPGPPGLPGNLLSTGYQSNVGIQGPPGPPGVPGLQGPPGPAGPPGPQGFGNYISSDIRDYLQSVAFKGSPGPPGPPGPEGPPGPMQGLVSYAGHTDRGSITTEQQEHFKSQALGGAMFGLPGLPGPPGPPGHKGEPGVPGATSWNLDTADYSSMAVRVTDYIKSHSLLRDVLRDSDRVVQGPPGPPGPPGIPGQSQWVGSRENVVDMVEYLKSRGVLHDIVSEYNSRIFQGPPGPAGPPGPPGYSGRSGSYGNATELLEYIKLHGLRDIERTHNERNSQGQPGPPGPPGPPGHSRLFGSNTNVSDLVEYIKAHGAIVGQPGRPGQKGEMGFPGIKGDRGGQGPPGRQGPKGLKGDRGDFTMMTKRRRRDIGF, from the exons ATGGACAAGTTAACTACAGTCAGGACTGTCAGCTATGGTGGAGGGGCAGGAGCAGGGAGCAAAG GTGATCTTTCCATGAGTTCAGGTGGGTCAGGTGGAAGAGCTGCGTCAGGAGGCTCCAGTGGCACAAGCAGCTCAGTTGTGGTAACATCCAGCCGCTCCGGTGGATCAGGAGCAAGCAATGGCACCGGAGGCATCAGCATCACGACTGCGGGAGCATCCTCGGCTGATGGTTCTGCAGCCTCTGGGGGCTCCGGGGCAGCGTATAGAGCTGCTGGAGGGGGGTTCTCCGGCATCTCCTCTGGTTTTACCAGTGATGGCAGAGATGGAAAAAGGGAGGGGGGTCAAGGCTCTGTTTCTACAGTGACCAGCTACACTTCAGGTGGATCCGGAGAAGCAAAGAGAGGGTCGTCCTCTGCGATCACTTATTCtccaaaggagaggaggagcatGAGCAGCATGACAGCAGCTCTCTCCGATGTGTTTGATG AAAGTTCAAGCACAAGCTCCTCTCCAGAGTACAGCAGGAAGGAGTACG GCACATCAAATGCAACGTCAGGCtctgccaccagggggagaaCGCAGAGCAGAG AGAGTGAGATCAGAGCCAGACTTCAGAGTGCTTCTCCCTCAGCATGCT GGACGGAGCTGGATGATGTGAAGCGTCTGCTGAGAGGAAACTCCACCAGCACCAGCCCCCCTCGGTCCCCCAACAACACGCTGCCCATCCCCAAGAAGGCCAGCGTGGAGGCCCGCAGCATGTCTGAGAGCTCCACCACAG ACATCCCCTATGGCAGCATTTGGCCTGGAGGTGTGAGCAGTAGCTACAGTTACAGCCAAAACCCCAACAACCTGTCCACTAGCTCCACTCTTTACCAGTCAG GTCCAGGTCTAGGACTTCAGAACAACATGACTCTCAGCTCTCCCTATGTGAGCAGTGGCCTCTCTGCCGGCAGCACAG CTCCAGTGTACGGTGTTCAGAATAATCTGACCAGCACCAGCcccactcttctctctccagcagGAGCCAACTCCCCAATAG tcTATGGTGTGCAGAAAAATTTGTCTGGCTCTGGAATAAGCACAAGCACAG TGAGACCCAGCAGTCCCTCTGCTGACGACACCTCAGGAAAAGACTTTAAGTTTGTGCTGATAGAGAAGGAGAACGCTCCCATCAGGAAGGAGTCAGAGAGGCTGGTCGTGACCAAAGACACAGGGAAGCAGTTCATGTCTGCTGCACCTGCTAGTACTTCTG TGACCTACTCTGAAGACtcactgaagagagagaaacagaagttTTCAGCCAACACAGTGGCAGAAGGAACAGATGCTAAAT CTTCAGCCCTGAAGGTTGCCACAAAAGACAAAGCCACATATGCAG agatcCGAAAAGATGAATCAGGTTTTGGCTTGTGCTCCTGGTGCAGCTGGTGGAAGTGGCTGCTGGGCCTCCTGCtcagcctgctcctcctcctcggacTCCTCTTTGGACTCATCGCTTTAG GTGAAGAAGTAAAACGCCTTAGGAACCGCGTTGAAGCCTTGGAAGCCATCAGTGGCACCCCCTCAGCCAGATCCAGTCGCTTGTCGGCCTCCTCTGGCATCAACATCATCGACCCACTGGATTCAGCATATGTGGACAGGAGTTCCGCTGGGTCCACCCTGACCCGCTCTGACAACAACATCAACCTGGGGGCTGCTGGGCCGGGGGGAGGAGGCGCAGCGGGCGCACCGAGACAGGACAGCACTGCACTGCAGAGAACTGTTCAGCAGCTGATCAGGGCTGAGCTCCGCTCGGATGCTGTACGAG AAACActaaaaggagagagaggagagccagGATCTAAAG GTGACCCAGGGGTACTAGGACAAAAAG GGGATAGTGGTTTCCCTGGTCTGCCAG GTCCCCAAGGGCAGATGGGTCACCCAGGATTGGATGGGGCCAGGGGACCAAAGGGAAGTGCAG GTGAACCAGGTCCTGATGGACCGCCAGGACAAAGGGGCCGTGAGGGACTGATGGGCCCCCGTGGAGAGACTGGCCAACCTGGTTTTGGAGCGAAAGGAGATCAAG GTGGGCCAGGACACCCTGGTCCTGCTGGACCTGTTGGGCCAAAAg GTGACAAGGGAGAGCACGGAGCCTCAGGAAATCCTG GTGCTCCTGGACCAAAGGGTTACCAGGGTGAAGCAGGAGCGCTAGGACCAAAGG GTGACAGAGGAAGTCCAGGGGTGCCAGGACCCAAAGGCGAGCAGGGAGAGTGGGGACCACGTGGATCAGCAG GTCAACCAGGACCACTTGGACCACAAGGTCCTGTTGGACCAAAGGGAACTAAGGGGAGtacag GTAATGCAGGTTCAATGGGACTTCCTGGAGTCAGAGGACCACCTGGACTTCCTGGAGATATTGGACCCCCAG GCAAATCCGGGATTCAAGGACCCCCAG GCATCGCTGGAAACCCAGGACAACCTGGTGCTCAAG GTTCACCGGGTTTGCCTGGTAATGTCATCACTCCAA TTGGCTCTGACACTGTGGCCATCCCAGGACTTCCAGGGCCCGCTGGGCCTCCAGGCCCTGCTGGATCCCCTGGTTTGTCTGGTCCCAGTGGCCCAGTTGGTGTCCCAGGACAACCTG GTCCTAAGGGTACACAGGGTGAGAAAGGAGAAAGGGGACAGAAGGGAGAGCAAGGAAAACCTGGCGAGCCGGGCATCAGCGTCAGAAGTTCAGAAACTGTCAGTTCCACTCGAGCTGGTA CAGGTTGGCCTGGTCCACCAGGACCCCCAGGTCCTCCTGGACCATCTGGTCCTCAGGGTCCTGCCG GTGAGACTAAACAAGGTCCTCCAGGACGCAGAGGTCCTCCAGGAGAACCAG CTGTTGGCTATCCTGGACCCccaggagagaaaggagaacCTGGCAGCTTTGTGCCTACATCAG AGACCTTCTTTGCTGGACCACCAGGACCCGCTGGTCCAAAGGGTTCACCAG GCGATAGAGGGCCACAAGGTTACCAAG GTGAACCAGGTCAACCAGGTCAACCAGGTCTACCAGGGGCACCAGGTGTTG GTTTCCCAGGTCAGCCTGGACCTAGGGGGCCTCAGGGACCACAAGGACATAAAG GTGATGCAGGATTCCCCGGAGCCTCTAGTG GTGGTTCATTCAGTCCTGTCCCAAGTGGAAGAGATGAAAGTACGACTGGATCAACTGATGTGGGCCAGTACATCGCAGAGTACCTTCAGA ATGGAGCCATCAGGGAATATCTGGCTGGACCTCCTGGGCCTCCTGGTGCTCCTGGTGCTCCAGGAGCCCAAGGGAACACAGGGGATGGGCTGGTTGACGATGTGGCCAATCGAGTCATTGCCTTCATTCAGA GTTCAGGTAGAGGATACGATGGGTCTCTTGGACAACCTGGACTTCCCGGGCCTCCTGGTCCTCCCGGAGCCCCAGGGGCCACAGGGAATGAGCTGGTGGACGATGTGGCCAATAGAGTCATCGCCTACATCCAAG GTTCAGGTAGAGGGTACGATGGGACTCCTGGCCCTCCTGGTCCTCCAGGTCCACCTGGTGCCATCTCTGTAAATGACATAGTCAGTCTTTTACAAC GAGAGGATGTCAGGAGATACGTTGCCGGTCCACCTGGTCCACCGGGACCACCTGGAGATCCAGGTCATGGTGGTCAGGGATTTAACACCCACCAGGTGGCTGAACGGGTGCTCAGTCTCATGAATG AGAAGGGAATGGTCGGTGTCCCTGGACCACCTGGACCCCCTGGGCCTCCTGGTCTACCTGGAAACTTGTTATCAA CTGGGTATCAATCAAATGTGGGCATTCAGGGGCCTCCTGGTCCTCCAGGTGTCCCTGGTCTACAAGGACCACCTGGACCAGCAGGGCCACCTGGCCCACAAGGATTTGGCAACTACATCAGCTCTGATATTCGTGACTACCTGCAAA GTGTCGCTTTCAAAGGCTCACCAGGCCCCCCTGGTCCCCCTGGACCTGAGGGCCCCCCTGGTCCAATGCAAGGATTGGTCTCCTATGCTGGGCATACAGACAGAGGTTCAATCACAacagaacaacaagaacattTCAAGA GTCAAGCTCTGGGAGGAGCCATGTTTGGGCTTCCTGGTCTGCCAGGCCCTCCTGGACCCCCAGGACACAAAGGAGAGCCAGGTGTGCCTGGCGCTACATCCTGGAACCTGGATACTGCTGACTACTCCAGTATGGCTGTCCGAGTAACTGATTACATCAAAT CCCACAGTCTGCTCCGTGATGTTCTGAGAGACTCTGACCGTGTTGTCCAAGGACCTCCAGGACCTCCTGGACCTCCAGGAATACCTGGACAAAGCCAGTGGGTCGGCTCCCGTGAAAATGTTGTGGACATGGTGGAATATCTCAAAT CTCGTGGTGTGCTCCACGATATTGTGAGCGAGTACAACAGCCGCATCTTCCAAGGACCTCCAGGACCGGCAGGCCCCCCAGGTCCGCCAGGATACAGCGGACGGTCTGGTTCATATGGAAATGCAACAGAACTGCTGGAATACATCAAAT TGCATGGCCTTCGTGACATTGAGCGCACTCACAATGAACGTAACAGCCAAGGACAACCGGGACCACCTGGCCCTCCAGGTCCACCGGGACACAGCCGCTTGTTTGGTTCCAATACAAACGTCTCTGATTTGGTGGAATACATCAAAG CTCATGGAGCCATTGTAGGACAACCTGGGAGACCAGGACAGAAAGGGGAGATGGGATTCCCCGGCATAAAAGGAGACAGAG GTGGACAAGGTCCTCCTGGGCGTCAGGGACCCAAAGGACTAAAGGGTGACAGAG gAGATTTCACAATGATGACCAAAAGACGAAGGAGGGACATTGGCTTCTGA
- the LOC109627310 gene encoding collagen alpha-1(XVII) chain-like isoform X1, with translation MDKLTTVRTVSYGGGAGAGSKGDLSMSSGGSGGRAASGGSSGTSSSVVVTSSRSGGSGASNGTGGISITTAGASSADGSAASGGSGAAYRAAGGGFSGISSGFTSDGRDGKREGGQGSVSTVTSYTSGGSGEAKRGSSSAITYSPKERRSMSSMTAALSDVFDESSSTSSSPEYSRKEYGTSNATSGSATRGRTQSRESEIRARLQSASPSACWTELDDVKRLLRGNSTSTSPPRSPNNTLPIPKKASVEARSMSESSTTDIPYGSIWPGGVSSSYSYSQNPNNLSTSSTLYQSGPGLGLQNNMTLSSPYVSSGLSAGSTAPVYGVQNNLTSTSPTLLSPAGANSPIVYGVQKNLSGSGISTSTVRPSSPSADDTSGKDFKFVLIEKENAPIRKESERLVVTKDTGKQFMSAAPASTSVTYSEDSLKREKQKFSANTVAEGTDAKSSALKVATKDKATYAEIRKDESGFGLCSWCSWWKWLLGLLLSLLLLLGLLFGLIALGEEVKRLRNRVEALEAISGTPSARSSRLSASSGINIIDPLDSAYVDRSSAGSTLTRSDNNINLGAAGPGGGGAAGAPRQDSTALQRTVQQLIRAELRSDAVRETLKGERGEPGSKGDPGVLGQKGDSGFPGLPGPQGQMGHPGLDGARGPKGSAGEPGPDGPPGQRGREGLMGPRGETGQPGFGAKGDQGGPGHPGPAGPVGPKGDKGEHGASGNPGAPGPKGYQGEAGALGPKGDRGSPGVPGPKGEQGEWGPRGSAGQPGPLGPQGPVGPKGTKGSTGNAGSMGLPGVRGPPGLPGDIGPPGKSGIQGPPGIAGNPGQPGAQGSPGLPGNVITPIGSDTVAIPGLPGPAGPPGPAGSPGLSGPSGPVGVPGQPGPKGTQGEKGERGQKGEQGKPGEPGISVRSSETVSSTRAGIAGWPGPPGPPGPPGPSGPQGPAGETKQGPPGRRGPPGEPAVGYPGPPGEKGEPGSFVPTSETFFAGPPGPAGPKGSPGDRGPQGYQGEPGQPGQPGLPGAPGVGFPGQPGPRGPQGPQGHKGDAGFPGASSGGSFSPVPSGRDESTTGSTDVGQYIAEYLQNGAIREYLAGPPGPPGAPGAPGAQGNTGDGLVDDVANRVIAFIQSSGRGYDGSLGQPGLPGPPGPPGAPGATGNELVDDVANRVIAYIQGSGRGYDGTPGPPGPPGPPGAISVNDIVSLLQREDVRRYVAGPPGPPGPPGDPGHGGQGFNTHQVAERVLSLMNEKGMVGVPGPPGPPGPPGLPGNLLSTGYQSNVGIQGPPGPPGVPGLQGPPGPAGPPGPQGFGNYISSDIRDYLQSVAFKGSPGPPGPPGPEGPPGPMQGLVSYAGHTDRGSITTEQQEHFKSQALGGAMFGLPGLPGPPGPPGHKGEPGVPGATSWNLDTADYSSMAVRVTDYIKSHSLLRDVLRDSDRVVQGPPGPPGPPGIPGQSQWVGSRENVVDMVEYLKSRGVLHDIVSEYNSRIFQGPPGPAGPPGPPGYSGRSGSYGNATELLEYIKLHGLRDIERTHNERNSQGQPGPPGPPGPPGHSRLFGSNTNVSDLVEYIKAHGAIVGQPGRPGQKGEMGFPGIKGDRGGQGPPGRQGPKGLKGDRGDFTMMTKRRRRDIGF, from the exons ATGGACAAGTTAACTACAGTCAGGACTGTCAGCTATGGTGGAGGGGCAGGAGCAGGGAGCAAAG GTGATCTTTCCATGAGTTCAGGTGGGTCAGGTGGAAGAGCTGCGTCAGGAGGCTCCAGTGGCACAAGCAGCTCAGTTGTGGTAACATCCAGCCGCTCCGGTGGATCAGGAGCAAGCAATGGCACCGGAGGCATCAGCATCACGACTGCGGGAGCATCCTCGGCTGATGGTTCTGCAGCCTCTGGGGGCTCCGGGGCAGCGTATAGAGCTGCTGGAGGGGGGTTCTCCGGCATCTCCTCTGGTTTTACCAGTGATGGCAGAGATGGAAAAAGGGAGGGGGGTCAAGGCTCTGTTTCTACAGTGACCAGCTACACTTCAGGTGGATCCGGAGAAGCAAAGAGAGGGTCGTCCTCTGCGATCACTTATTCtccaaaggagaggaggagcatGAGCAGCATGACAGCAGCTCTCTCCGATGTGTTTGATG AAAGTTCAAGCACAAGCTCCTCTCCAGAGTACAGCAGGAAGGAGTACG GCACATCAAATGCAACGTCAGGCtctgccaccagggggagaaCGCAGAGCAGAG AGAGTGAGATCAGAGCCAGACTTCAGAGTGCTTCTCCCTCAGCATGCT GGACGGAGCTGGATGATGTGAAGCGTCTGCTGAGAGGAAACTCCACCAGCACCAGCCCCCCTCGGTCCCCCAACAACACGCTGCCCATCCCCAAGAAGGCCAGCGTGGAGGCCCGCAGCATGTCTGAGAGCTCCACCACAG ACATCCCCTATGGCAGCATTTGGCCTGGAGGTGTGAGCAGTAGCTACAGTTACAGCCAAAACCCCAACAACCTGTCCACTAGCTCCACTCTTTACCAGTCAG GTCCAGGTCTAGGACTTCAGAACAACATGACTCTCAGCTCTCCCTATGTGAGCAGTGGCCTCTCTGCCGGCAGCACAG CTCCAGTGTACGGTGTTCAGAATAATCTGACCAGCACCAGCcccactcttctctctccagcagGAGCCAACTCCCCAATAG tcTATGGTGTGCAGAAAAATTTGTCTGGCTCTGGAATAAGCACAAGCACAG TGAGACCCAGCAGTCCCTCTGCTGACGACACCTCAGGAAAAGACTTTAAGTTTGTGCTGATAGAGAAGGAGAACGCTCCCATCAGGAAGGAGTCAGAGAGGCTGGTCGTGACCAAAGACACAGGGAAGCAGTTCATGTCTGCTGCACCTGCTAGTACTTCTG TGACCTACTCTGAAGACtcactgaagagagagaaacagaagttTTCAGCCAACACAGTGGCAGAAGGAACAGATGCTAAAT CTTCAGCCCTGAAGGTTGCCACAAAAGACAAAGCCACATATGCAG agatcCGAAAAGATGAATCAGGTTTTGGCTTGTGCTCCTGGTGCAGCTGGTGGAAGTGGCTGCTGGGCCTCCTGCtcagcctgctcctcctcctcggacTCCTCTTTGGACTCATCGCTTTAG GTGAAGAAGTAAAACGCCTTAGGAACCGCGTTGAAGCCTTGGAAGCCATCAGTGGCACCCCCTCAGCCAGATCCAGTCGCTTGTCGGCCTCCTCTGGCATCAACATCATCGACCCACTGGATTCAGCATATGTGGACAGGAGTTCCGCTGGGTCCACCCTGACCCGCTCTGACAACAACATCAACCTGGGGGCTGCTGGGCCGGGGGGAGGAGGCGCAGCGGGCGCACCGAGACAGGACAGCACTGCACTGCAGAGAACTGTTCAGCAGCTGATCAGGGCTGAGCTCCGCTCGGATGCTGTACGAG AAACActaaaaggagagagaggagagccagGATCTAAAG GTGACCCAGGGGTACTAGGACAAAAAG GGGATAGTGGTTTCCCTGGTCTGCCAG GTCCCCAAGGGCAGATGGGTCACCCAGGATTGGATGGGGCCAGGGGACCAAAGGGAAGTGCAG GTGAACCAGGTCCTGATGGACCGCCAGGACAAAGGGGCCGTGAGGGACTGATGGGCCCCCGTGGAGAGACTGGCCAACCTGGTTTTGGAGCGAAAGGAGATCAAG GTGGGCCAGGACACCCTGGTCCTGCTGGACCTGTTGGGCCAAAAg GTGACAAGGGAGAGCACGGAGCCTCAGGAAATCCTG GTGCTCCTGGACCAAAGGGTTACCAGGGTGAAGCAGGAGCGCTAGGACCAAAGG GTGACAGAGGAAGTCCAGGGGTGCCAGGACCCAAAGGCGAGCAGGGAGAGTGGGGACCACGTGGATCAGCAG GTCAACCAGGACCACTTGGACCACAAGGTCCTGTTGGACCAAAGGGAACTAAGGGGAGtacag GTAATGCAGGTTCAATGGGACTTCCTGGAGTCAGAGGACCACCTGGACTTCCTGGAGATATTGGACCCCCAG GCAAATCCGGGATTCAAGGACCCCCAG GCATCGCTGGAAACCCAGGACAACCTGGTGCTCAAG GTTCACCGGGTTTGCCTGGTAATGTCATCACTCCAA TTGGCTCTGACACTGTGGCCATCCCAGGACTTCCAGGGCCCGCTGGGCCTCCAGGCCCTGCTGGATCCCCTGGTTTGTCTGGTCCCAGTGGCCCAGTTGGTGTCCCAGGACAACCTG GTCCTAAGGGTACACAGGGTGAGAAAGGAGAAAGGGGACAGAAGGGAGAGCAAGGAAAACCTGGCGAGCCGGGCATCAGCGTCAGAAGTTCAGAAACTGTCAGTTCCACTCGAGCTGGTA TAGCAGGTTGGCCTGGTCCACCAGGACCCCCAGGTCCTCCTGGACCATCTGGTCCTCAGGGTCCTGCCG GTGAGACTAAACAAGGTCCTCCAGGACGCAGAGGTCCTCCAGGAGAACCAG CTGTTGGCTATCCTGGACCCccaggagagaaaggagaacCTGGCAGCTTTGTGCCTACATCAG AGACCTTCTTTGCTGGACCACCAGGACCCGCTGGTCCAAAGGGTTCACCAG GCGATAGAGGGCCACAAGGTTACCAAG GTGAACCAGGTCAACCAGGTCAACCAGGTCTACCAGGGGCACCAGGTGTTG GTTTCCCAGGTCAGCCTGGACCTAGGGGGCCTCAGGGACCACAAGGACATAAAG GTGATGCAGGATTCCCCGGAGCCTCTAGTG GTGGTTCATTCAGTCCTGTCCCAAGTGGAAGAGATGAAAGTACGACTGGATCAACTGATGTGGGCCAGTACATCGCAGAGTACCTTCAGA ATGGAGCCATCAGGGAATATCTGGCTGGACCTCCTGGGCCTCCTGGTGCTCCTGGTGCTCCAGGAGCCCAAGGGAACACAGGGGATGGGCTGGTTGACGATGTGGCCAATCGAGTCATTGCCTTCATTCAGA GTTCAGGTAGAGGATACGATGGGTCTCTTGGACAACCTGGACTTCCCGGGCCTCCTGGTCCTCCCGGAGCCCCAGGGGCCACAGGGAATGAGCTGGTGGACGATGTGGCCAATAGAGTCATCGCCTACATCCAAG GTTCAGGTAGAGGGTACGATGGGACTCCTGGCCCTCCTGGTCCTCCAGGTCCACCTGGTGCCATCTCTGTAAATGACATAGTCAGTCTTTTACAAC GAGAGGATGTCAGGAGATACGTTGCCGGTCCACCTGGTCCACCGGGACCACCTGGAGATCCAGGTCATGGTGGTCAGGGATTTAACACCCACCAGGTGGCTGAACGGGTGCTCAGTCTCATGAATG AGAAGGGAATGGTCGGTGTCCCTGGACCACCTGGACCCCCTGGGCCTCCTGGTCTACCTGGAAACTTGTTATCAA CTGGGTATCAATCAAATGTGGGCATTCAGGGGCCTCCTGGTCCTCCAGGTGTCCCTGGTCTACAAGGACCACCTGGACCAGCAGGGCCACCTGGCCCACAAGGATTTGGCAACTACATCAGCTCTGATATTCGTGACTACCTGCAAA GTGTCGCTTTCAAAGGCTCACCAGGCCCCCCTGGTCCCCCTGGACCTGAGGGCCCCCCTGGTCCAATGCAAGGATTGGTCTCCTATGCTGGGCATACAGACAGAGGTTCAATCACAacagaacaacaagaacattTCAAGA GTCAAGCTCTGGGAGGAGCCATGTTTGGGCTTCCTGGTCTGCCAGGCCCTCCTGGACCCCCAGGACACAAAGGAGAGCCAGGTGTGCCTGGCGCTACATCCTGGAACCTGGATACTGCTGACTACTCCAGTATGGCTGTCCGAGTAACTGATTACATCAAAT CCCACAGTCTGCTCCGTGATGTTCTGAGAGACTCTGACCGTGTTGTCCAAGGACCTCCAGGACCTCCTGGACCTCCAGGAATACCTGGACAAAGCCAGTGGGTCGGCTCCCGTGAAAATGTTGTGGACATGGTGGAATATCTCAAAT CTCGTGGTGTGCTCCACGATATTGTGAGCGAGTACAACAGCCGCATCTTCCAAGGACCTCCAGGACCGGCAGGCCCCCCAGGTCCGCCAGGATACAGCGGACGGTCTGGTTCATATGGAAATGCAACAGAACTGCTGGAATACATCAAAT TGCATGGCCTTCGTGACATTGAGCGCACTCACAATGAACGTAACAGCCAAGGACAACCGGGACCACCTGGCCCTCCAGGTCCACCGGGACACAGCCGCTTGTTTGGTTCCAATACAAACGTCTCTGATTTGGTGGAATACATCAAAG CTCATGGAGCCATTGTAGGACAACCTGGGAGACCAGGACAGAAAGGGGAGATGGGATTCCCCGGCATAAAAGGAGACAGAG GTGGACAAGGTCCTCCTGGGCGTCAGGGACCCAAAGGACTAAAGGGTGACAGAG gAGATTTCACAATGATGACCAAAAGACGAAGGAGGGACATTGGCTTCTGA